In the genome of Variovorax sp. PAMC26660, the window GGTTGGGGTGGGGGCACGACGGCCATCGATTGAGCGCCGCCGTGTTGCAAGCGCCGCTTGCCCCCATCCCAGTCTTCCCCCGGGAGGGGAAGGAGCCAATCCCTTACTTCGCCGCATGCACCACCCCCGCCAGCGCCACGATCAACGGGCCCATCAGCGGCAGCACCACATTCGAGATGGCATAGGTGATCGTGTAGCCGAGCAGCGGCGTGGCATTGCCGGCAGCGTTCTGCACCGCGCTGAGCGCAGGCGTGCTGCATTGCTGGCCGGCAATGGCGCCGAGCAGCACCGGCGCTTCGAGCTTGAGCAGCCGGTGGCCGACGAAGAGCGAAATGGTTGCCGGCACCACCGCGACGGCCACGCCGACCAGCGGCAGCGCGATGCCGAACTTCTTGATCAACGACAGCGCCTGCGGCCCCGAGGCCAGGCCGACGCAGGCGATGAAGGTGGCCAGGCCCAGGTCTTTCATCAGCGCGAGCGCATCCGGCGGCACGCTCAGGCGGTGCGGGTTCTTTGCCTGATACCAGCCGAAGGCCAGGCCGGTAAGCAGCGCGCCGCCGCCGGTGCCGAGCGAGAACGGAATGCCGCCGAGCTTGACGCTGAAGCCGCCGATGAACACGCCGAGCAGGATGCCCATGGCCGCGAAGCTGATGTTGCTGCGCGTGGAAACGACCACGCGGTCGCCGACCAGCGGCAGCGCCTTGTTCATGTCGGGCACGGGCGCATAGAGCTTGAGCACGTCGCCGCGCTGCAGCTTCACGTCGTGCAGCAGCGGCATGACGTTGCCATCGCGTGCCAGGCCCACGATCTGCACGGCAGGCGGCAGGGCCGCGTCCAGCACGCGCAGTTCGCGGCCGAACCATTCGCGCCGGTTGACCACGACCTCGGTGGTCTCCACGACCGCATCGAAGGCCGTGGTGTCTGCGAACTCGCGGCCCAGCAACTCGGCCACGTTGACCAGCGCGGCGCGGCGTCCGATGGCCAGCACCTGGTCGAAGGCCTGCAGCCGCAGCGTGGGCTCGACCGCGAGGCTCTGGCCGCGCCGCATCACGCGCTCGATGTGGGCCTGCCCACCGAAGATGGTCGTGAGTTCGCCGACCGTGCGGCCCCGGCCCACCGTGACCTGGAACACGCGGCCCACCATCTCGGGCGTGGCGCTGGCCGCGTCCGGATCGTCGCCGCCACCGCCCATCGTCTTCCAGAGCTTGTCGGCCTCGGCGCGCAGGTCGACGCGCAGCAGCAGCGGAAAGACCTGGCTCGTGACGACCACGATGGCGATCAGGCCAAACACATAGGTGATGGAATAAGCCGTGACCACATTGGCCTGCAACTGCTGGATGTCCGACAGCGGCAG includes:
- the aspT gene encoding aspartate-alanine antiporter → MIGDLTGILKSQPEIALFLVLAIGYAVGQIRFGPIQLGGICGTLIASLVVGQLGITLDDSVKNVFFMLFIFALGYAGGPQFFANLDAKGLRLGLLCLVEVVVVLALVLGATFLLSLDQGTAAGLMAGAATESAVVGTATDAISKLALPLSDIQQLQANVVTAYSITYVFGLIAIVVVTSQVFPLLLRVDLRAEADKLWKTMGGGGDDPDAASATPEMVGRVFQVTVGRGRTVGELTTIFGGQAHIERVMRRGQSLAVEPTLRLQAFDQVLAIGRRAALVNVAELLGREFADTTAFDAVVETTEVVVNRREWFGRELRVLDAALPPAVQIVGLARDGNVMPLLHDVKLQRGDVLKLYAPVPDMNKALPLVGDRVVVSTRSNISFAAMGILLGVFIGGFSVKLGGIPFSLGTGGGALLTGLAFGWYQAKNPHRLSVPPDALALMKDLGLATFIACVGLASGPQALSLIKKFGIALPLVGVAVAVVPATISLFVGHRLLKLEAPVLLGAIAGQQCSTPALSAVQNAAGNATPLLGYTITYAISNVVLPLMGPLIVALAGVVHAAK